A part of Hydrogenobacter sp. T-8 genomic DNA contains:
- a CDS encoding NAD+ synthase, with translation MFLNIALCQINPVVGGIRVNLQKIEGIWERVDTQAHLVVFPELSLCGYPPEDLLLRLDFVRSCERSLKELLRVSEGMSSLLAVGMPYYEGDLYNALVLVGRGQLLGIYKKTFLPNYSVFDEKRYFRAGKEPLILEINGVKVGFSICEDIWHPDGWERFYALSGCEVLVNINASPYYRGKYEFKENFLRARAQDNIAYVVYVNMVGGQDELVFDGRSVVIDPEGKVIARASSFEEDLLLVSLDIERVRRKRLLDLRLRERQVEKTRVVSFENTLQKGIEDARVEASPKQEEELYKAIVLAIRDYVGKNGFQKVVLGLSGGIDSSLVACLAVDALGRDRVVGVFMPSEYTSTESREDVYELAENLQIELLEYAISEIYRTYLETFGSRELTVAEENLQARIRANILFYLSNLYGWLVLSTSNKSESAVGYTTIYGDMAGGFAPIKDLYKTWVYKLARYRNSIKPDIPERVLIRPPTAELRPNQTDQDTLPPYELLDKVLELHIEEGMGLEEIVALGFDRELVKKVLRMVRRAEYKRRQAPIGPKLTKRAFGKDWRMPISGSYF, from the coding sequence ATGTTCCTCAACATAGCCTTATGTCAGATAAACCCAGTGGTAGGAGGTATAAGGGTAAATCTTCAGAAGATAGAAGGTATCTGGGAAAGGGTAGATACCCAAGCCCACCTTGTTGTTTTCCCAGAGCTTTCTCTCTGTGGCTATCCGCCGGAGGACCTACTGCTAAGGTTGGACTTCGTGAGGTCCTGCGAAAGGTCCCTTAAAGAATTACTAAGGGTTTCTGAGGGTATGTCCTCGCTCCTTGCGGTAGGAATGCCTTATTACGAAGGAGACCTATATAACGCCCTTGTGCTTGTAGGTAGGGGTCAACTTCTTGGCATATACAAAAAGACCTTCCTTCCCAATTACTCGGTCTTTGACGAAAAGAGATACTTTAGGGCTGGAAAAGAGCCTCTTATACTTGAGATAAATGGCGTAAAGGTGGGTTTTTCCATATGCGAGGACATATGGCATCCCGACGGGTGGGAAAGGTTCTATGCCCTATCAGGTTGTGAGGTGCTGGTAAACATAAACGCATCCCCCTACTACAGAGGAAAGTATGAGTTTAAAGAGAACTTTCTAAGAGCCCGGGCTCAGGACAACATAGCCTATGTGGTCTATGTGAATATGGTGGGAGGACAGGATGAGCTGGTTTTTGATGGCAGGAGCGTGGTGATAGACCCAGAGGGTAAGGTTATTGCAAGGGCAAGCTCCTTTGAGGAAGACCTGCTCCTGGTAAGCCTTGACATAGAAAGGGTAAGAAGGAAAAGGCTTCTTGACTTAAGGCTTAGGGAGAGGCAAGTGGAGAAGACAAGGGTGGTCTCCTTTGAGAACACTTTACAGAAGGGGATAGAGGATGCAAGGGTGGAGGCATCCCCAAAACAAGAGGAGGAGCTCTACAAGGCTATTGTGCTGGCAATAAGGGACTATGTGGGAAAAAATGGCTTTCAAAAGGTGGTGCTGGGACTTTCTGGTGGTATAGATTCCTCTTTGGTTGCCTGTCTTGCGGTAGATGCCCTTGGAAGGGATAGGGTTGTGGGCGTCTTTATGCCTTCGGAATATACCTCCACAGAAAGCAGAGAGGATGTCTACGAGCTCGCTGAAAACCTCCAAATTGAGCTTCTTGAGTATGCCATCTCTGAAATATACCGGACATACCTTGAGACCTTTGGCTCTCGGGAGCTGACGGTGGCAGAAGAAAACCTGCAAGCACGCATAAGGGCTAATATACTCTTTTACCTTTCCAACCTATATGGCTGGCTTGTGCTTTCTACTTCCAATAAGAGCGAGTCTGCAGTAGGCTACACCACCATATACGGAGATATGGCTGGAGGCTTTGCTCCCATCAAAGACCTTTATAAGACGTGGGTCTACAAACTGGCAAGATACAGAAACTCCATAAAGCCAGACATACCAGAGAGAGTCCTTATAAGACCACCTACCGCAGAGCTAAGACCCAATCAAACAGACCAAGATACATTGCCACCTTACGAGCTTCTTGATAAGGTCTTGGAGTTACACATAGAAGAGGGCATGGGACTGGAGGAGATAGTAGCCTTGGGCTTTGATAGGGAGCTTGTCAAGAAGGTTCTTAGAATGGTAAGAAGGGCAGAATACAAAAGAAGACAAGCACCCATTGGTCCAAAGCTAACAAAAAGAGCCTTCGGAAAGGACTGGAGGATGCCCATAAGCGGTAGCTACTTTTAA
- the tatC gene encoding twin-arginine translocase subunit TatC — protein sequence MPLTEHLRELRSRLIKSIVAFLVGTGVAFYFASQIFEILKEPVRRSYPQVELVTLSPTEPLFILLKISIVFGFILSLPVILFQLWRFVEPALYPNEKKLVLPLTLFSIILFLLGGAFSYFVALPMALRFLLGIGLSQLQATPFLSVNLYISFLLKMIIGFGIAFELPVVIFLLQRAGLVTERQLKAFRKYFIVLAFVAGALIAPDVTTQVIMAIPLIILYELSLLAGKLARRKQKETAIEVAQG from the coding sequence ATGCCTCTGACGGAGCATCTGAGGGAGCTAAGAAGCAGGCTGATTAAGTCCATAGTAGCTTTCCTTGTAGGCACGGGTGTAGCCTTCTACTTTGCGAGCCAGATATTTGAAATACTGAAAGAGCCAGTAAGGAGGTCATACCCACAGGTAGAGCTTGTGACCCTCTCCCCTACGGAGCCTCTTTTCATACTGCTGAAGATTTCCATAGTCTTTGGCTTTATCCTGTCGCTTCCTGTTATACTCTTTCAGCTCTGGAGGTTCGTAGAGCCTGCCCTGTATCCCAATGAGAAGAAACTTGTTCTTCCCCTAACCCTTTTTTCTATTATTCTTTTTCTTCTTGGCGGAGCCTTTTCCTACTTTGTAGCCCTTCCTATGGCTCTAAGGTTCCTGCTGGGCATAGGGCTTTCTCAGCTTCAGGCAACACCCTTTCTTTCTGTGAACCTGTATATATCCTTTCTTCTCAAGATGATAATAGGCTTTGGCATAGCCTTTGAGCTTCCTGTGGTCATATTCCTCCTGCAGAGGGCAGGGCTTGTGACGGAGAGACAATTGAAAGCCTTTAGAAAATACTTTATAGTGCTTGCCTTTGTGGCGGGTGCTCTCATAGCCCCTGACGTGACCACGCAAGTGATAATGGCTATACCTCTGATAATTCTTTATGAGCTTTCGCTCCTTGCTGGAAAGTTGGCAAGACGCAAACAAAAGGAAACTGCCATAGAGGTGGCTCAAGGATGA
- a CDS encoding Sec-independent protein translocase subunit TatA/TatB has protein sequence MDFPELLVILAVAFVFLGPEKMVEVATKLGEFLRKVRETWDELRYQLYMESINKKIMEESKDATPPEDESVYDLIEKEKSEEVKEDNGTTRTSQDASDGASEGAKKQAD, from the coding sequence ATGGACTTTCCCGAGCTCTTGGTGATACTTGCGGTAGCCTTCGTCTTCTTGGGTCCCGAGAAGATGGTGGAAGTGGCTACCAAGTTAGGCGAGTTTCTACGAAAGGTTAGAGAAACTTGGGATGAGCTTAGATATCAGCTATACATGGAAAGCATAAACAAGAAAATAATGGAGGAGAGCAAGGATGCGACCCCTCCTGAAGATGAAAGTGTTTACGATTTAATAGAAAAGGAAAAAAGTGAGGAGGTAAAAGAGGATAATGGAACAACACGAACTTCCCAAGATGCCTCTGACGGAGCATCTGAGGGAGCTAAGAAGCAGGCTGATTAA
- a CDS encoding aspartate aminotransferase family protein → MYVMETYKRLPVRFVKGEGVYLYDDQGRKYLDFLAGIAVNALGYADPELTKAICDQTQSLLHISNLFENPWQEDLAKELVDSFWTSGKVFFCNSGAEANEGAIKLARRYFYEKGEKRYRIITFYSSFHGRTFGAMSATAQEKIQKGFEPLLEGFDYAELNNFDSVLNALKKETAGIMLEVIQGEGGIREAEGEFLQKIQELCRKEGLLLIVDEVQTGIGRTGKFYAYEHYSLQPDIITLAKGLGGGVPIGAVLARDEVAKAFKAGSHGSTFGGNPLACRASMVVVRRVRELLPQVQRVGEYFKRKLQELGVGKVRGKGLMLGLELERNCSELVQKALEKGLVINCTAERVLRFVPPLIVEEKHIDQAIEILRHIL, encoded by the coding sequence ATGTATGTTATGGAAACCTACAAAAGACTTCCTGTAAGGTTTGTCAAAGGCGAAGGAGTATATTTGTATGACGACCAAGGTAGAAAATACCTTGACTTTCTTGCAGGCATTGCGGTAAACGCCCTTGGATACGCAGACCCAGAGCTTACAAAAGCCATATGCGACCAAACACAAAGCCTTTTGCACATTTCCAATCTCTTTGAAAACCCATGGCAGGAAGATTTGGCAAAGGAGCTTGTGGATAGCTTTTGGACTTCTGGGAAGGTCTTTTTCTGCAACAGTGGTGCGGAGGCAAACGAAGGAGCTATAAAGCTCGCAAGAAGATACTTTTACGAGAAGGGTGAGAAAAGATACAGGATTATCACCTTTTATAGCTCCTTTCATGGAAGAACCTTTGGTGCCATGTCCGCAACCGCACAGGAAAAGATACAAAAGGGCTTTGAGCCACTCCTTGAAGGTTTTGACTATGCGGAGCTAAACAACTTTGATTCTGTCTTGAATGCTCTAAAGAAAGAAACCGCTGGAATAATGCTTGAGGTTATACAAGGAGAAGGTGGCATAAGGGAGGCAGAGGGAGAGTTTTTGCAGAAAATTCAGGAACTATGCAGGAAAGAGGGTCTTCTGCTTATTGTGGACGAAGTCCAAACGGGCATAGGAAGGACTGGCAAATTCTACGCCTACGAGCACTACAGTTTACAACCAGACATAATAACCCTTGCAAAGGGCTTGGGTGGTGGAGTCCCCATAGGTGCGGTGCTCGCCAGAGATGAGGTCGCTAAGGCTTTTAAGGCAGGCTCACACGGTTCTACCTTTGGTGGAAACCCACTTGCCTGCAGAGCTTCTATGGTGGTGGTTCGCAGGGTAAGGGAGCTCCTACCACAGGTTCAAAGGGTAGGAGAATACTTCAAGAGAAAACTCCAAGAGCTTGGAGTGGGAAAGGTCAGAGGCAAGGGTCTAATGCTTGGTTTGGAGCTTGAGAGGAACTGCTCCGAGCTTGTGCAAAAAGCACTTGAAAAGGGTCTTGTTATAAACTGCACCGCAGAAAGGGTCTTGAGGTTTGTCCCACCCCTTATAGTTGAGGAAAAACACATAGATCAAGCCATTGAGATACTGAGGCATATTCTCTAA
- the hfq gene encoding RNA chaperone Hfq, whose amino-acid sequence MEKNTNVQDEYIEELKRKSATVTVFLTRGNRITGKVLDHDKYTLLLEVEGEPNLIYKHAISTIVQGG is encoded by the coding sequence ATGGAGAAGAATACAAACGTGCAGGACGAATACATTGAGGAGCTCAAAAGAAAGTCTGCCACTGTAACTGTCTTCCTCACAAGGGGCAACAGGATAACGGGCAAGGTGCTTGACCATGACAAGTATACCCTCTTGCTTGAGGTAGAGGGTGAGCCAAACCTCATATACAAACACGCCATAAGCACCATAGTGCAAGGGGGTTAA